One Aneurinibacillus migulanus genomic region harbors:
- a CDS encoding DedA family protein: MEQQLGEWLGHYGYIGIILALVGGIVGLPIPDEILMTFVGYNIFRGRMEYALALGCASFGSMAGVTVNYLLGRKLGLPFLRKFGPKFGINGKKIAYTRRLFRKFDAFLLFIGYFIPGARHLTPYLAGISKLRFYKFALYAYPGGLFWSFTFITLGWKLGERWSVFEHRMVEYKPYVLLFIACVILLIFLYVKFMRKSSS, from the coding sequence ATGGAGCAACAGCTAGGCGAATGGCTTGGTCATTACGGATATATCGGTATTATACTGGCTTTGGTAGGAGGCATTGTCGGCCTGCCAATCCCGGATGAAATCTTAATGACGTTTGTCGGTTACAATATATTTCGTGGAAGAATGGAATATGCGCTGGCTCTTGGATGTGCCTCCTTTGGTTCCATGGCAGGTGTAACCGTTAACTATCTGCTGGGCCGCAAGCTTGGTTTACCATTTTTGCGAAAGTTCGGCCCGAAATTCGGAATTAACGGCAAAAAAATAGCTTATACCCGAAGGCTATTCCGTAAATTTGATGCATTTTTATTATTTATCGGCTACTTCATTCCAGGTGCCCGGCATCTAACCCCATATCTTGCAGGTATCTCGAAGCTTCGTTTTTATAAATTTGCACTATACGCCTATCCAGGCGGCTTATTCTGGTCGTTCACCTTTATTACGTTGGGGTGGAAGCTAGGGGAAAGGTGGTCTGTATTCGAGCACCGGATGGTGGAATATAAACCGTATGTGCTCCTGTTTATCGCCTGTGTGATTCTGCTCATATTCTTGTATGTAAAGTTTATGCGCAAATCCAGTTCGTAA
- a CDS encoding MgtC/SapB family protein produces MATHYLMQVDYFLRLIVAGICGALIGYERKNRMKEAGIRTHFIVALGASLMMIVSKYGFQDQSGWHNVSLDPSRIAAQVVSGVGFLGAGMIFMQRQTVKGLTTAAGIWATAGMGMAIGAGLYSVGLAVAFIIVAAQTILHVRFNWLSTPKTEQLILQIIDKPGAMEHIQKILEEKNIEILSFRAEKNKEYHSTIDLEIVMKIPKSYQTAQLFSLIQDIPFVKSIEL; encoded by the coding sequence ATGGCTACTCATTATCTCATGCAGGTCGATTATTTCCTGCGGCTTATCGTTGCCGGTATTTGCGGGGCGCTTATCGGATATGAGCGGAAAAATCGAATGAAGGAAGCCGGAATTCGTACTCATTTTATCGTGGCCTTAGGTGCGTCTCTTATGATGATAGTGTCTAAATACGGCTTTCAGGATCAAAGCGGATGGCATAATGTATCGCTGGATCCTTCACGCATTGCTGCACAGGTTGTAAGCGGTGTCGGCTTTCTGGGTGCGGGCATGATTTTTATGCAACGACAAACCGTTAAAGGATTGACAACTGCCGCAGGCATATGGGCTACGGCAGGAATGGGGATGGCGATTGGCGCGGGTCTTTACTCTGTCGGTTTAGCTGTGGCTTTCATCATCGTTGCTGCACAAACCATTCTGCATGTGCGGTTTAACTGGCTATCGACACCAAAAACGGAACAGCTTATTCTGCAAATCATAGATAAGCCGGGAGCTATGGAGCATATTCAGAAAATTTTGGAGGAGAAGAATATTGAAATTCTTAGCTTTCGGGCCGAGAAGAATAAAGAGTATCATTCAACGATTGATTTAGAAATTGTAATGAAAATACCGAAATCATATCAAACCGCACAACTCTTCTCCCTCATTCAAGATATTCCTTTTGTAAAATCTATTGAATTATAA
- a CDS encoding STAS domain-containing protein gives MIKQVRLSNYTIEMDDFVMSEELLMSKSLQAFTEKIVEKRYELAERITQEQNKRYPELVSLADKLKEFRIDLVQLYGEALSMDEEERNVRLMEWGEETGTACAMLGTTLDSMLHEVSHYRVAIGEVIRDEAEKSNLSLQEFYEVISRFDAIMNLVVYSFSLPFVRYHDEQMKKSQLALLELSVPVVPVAQGVAVLPLVGNIDTHRAKLLMEEALKRSADLRLHHFILDLSGVPVIDTIVAQQIFQIINALRLLGVDAKISGIRPEIAQTVVSLGINFGRTDTFANLHQALASIGFTYKQQDLK, from the coding sequence ATGATAAAGCAAGTAAGACTAAGTAATTACACAATAGAAATGGATGATTTTGTTATGAGCGAGGAGCTGCTAATGAGTAAAAGTCTACAGGCATTCACTGAAAAAATTGTAGAGAAGCGTTACGAATTGGCCGAACGAATTACACAAGAACAAAACAAGAGATATCCTGAGCTTGTTTCACTAGCTGACAAATTGAAAGAGTTCCGCATTGATTTGGTTCAACTGTACGGTGAAGCACTCTCAATGGATGAAGAAGAACGCAATGTGCGCCTTATGGAGTGGGGGGAAGAAACCGGAACAGCATGTGCTATGCTCGGTACGACTCTCGACTCGATGCTGCATGAGGTCTCACATTATCGGGTTGCCATCGGTGAAGTTATTCGTGACGAAGCGGAGAAGAGCAATTTGTCCTTACAAGAATTCTACGAAGTGATCTCCCGCTTCGATGCCATTATGAATCTGGTTGTTTATAGCTTTAGCTTGCCTTTCGTCCGCTATCATGATGAGCAGATGAAAAAATCCCAGCTTGCGCTGCTTGAACTATCTGTACCCGTAGTGCCGGTGGCTCAAGGAGTCGCCGTGCTCCCGCTTGTCGGTAATATTGATACGCATCGGGCTAAGCTATTGATGGAAGAGGCTTTGAAACGAAGCGCTGATTTACGCTTGCACCATTTTATTCTTGATCTTTCCGGCGTACCGGTTATTGATACGATTGTGGCCCAGCAAATCTTTCAAATTATTAATGCGTTGCGGCTCTTGGGTGTGGATGCAAAAATCAGCGGAATCCGGCCGGAAATCGCACAGACTGTGGTAAGTCTAGGTATCAATTTCGGCAGAACCGACACGTTCGCCAATCTTCACCAGGCGCTAGCCTCAATTGGATTTACATACAAGCAACAGGATTTAAAATAA
- a CDS encoding copper resistance CopC/CopD family protein has protein sequence MVVARRSMQYAVLICLFLLSIAGVFIGPASVAANSQQEKTVLNKKEYKLVESSPKDGALLNASPKEVRLTFKEPLNIEYTTIFDNRNREYSTGRFTVNPNDPRQIILKPAKELAPGTYGVEWYGKASVPNGKAKEVKGQIYFAVQSFSPPPKSGGAGFLEQLSGETLPGWIAFFGMFVSFGGTLFVQYIARDRDVHRRWQYWQIPIYFLTATAVMILFFVRKSSLPEISINELAALHIGWVPLVQFLVFTLIFGITYTRWTLPFLGAMLALNTLVGHSNSSEYGGWLAMVMNTLHLFALAVWFGGLFALLVLAPKEGKWVWFKEKGAVFSRWALISMAVIVLTGIAMTVEYIPSWNDFIDSAWGISVLIKSGLVIAIILLGYMQMRYVKKGVEKGAIWFARRSKWELWLGTITLLVAAALINFIPLASGITNSPAQLTKEGVTAHVAVSPFVSGFNDVNIRFENAPPLTDVYVQFAGTSEYKPVNRAFDLGEGRYLVSGDQLRAPSTTYIHVEAITQDGRTIVFAFPPRGEAISDIQ, from the coding sequence ATGGTTGTAGCAAGAAGAAGTATGCAGTATGCAGTATTGATTTGTTTATTCCTGCTGAGTATCGCAGGAGTATTCATAGGACCTGCATCCGTAGCAGCGAACTCCCAGCAGGAGAAAACCGTTCTAAATAAAAAGGAATATAAGCTGGTGGAATCATCTCCGAAAGACGGAGCCTTGTTGAATGCATCACCAAAAGAAGTACGGCTTACATTCAAGGAGCCTTTAAACATTGAATACACCACCATTTTCGATAATCGAAACCGTGAATACAGCACAGGGCGTTTTACAGTCAATCCGAATGATCCACGCCAAATTATTCTGAAGCCTGCCAAGGAATTGGCACCTGGTACATACGGCGTGGAATGGTACGGCAAAGCGTCGGTGCCTAATGGAAAAGCAAAAGAAGTAAAGGGGCAAATCTACTTTGCTGTACAGAGCTTTTCTCCCCCTCCCAAAAGCGGAGGCGCGGGATTTCTTGAGCAGTTAAGCGGTGAAACACTGCCAGGCTGGATCGCTTTCTTTGGTATGTTTGTTTCGTTCGGCGGAACGCTTTTCGTTCAATACATCGCACGGGACAGAGATGTGCATAGGCGCTGGCAATACTGGCAAATCCCGATTTATTTCCTTACAGCAACAGCCGTAATGATCCTGTTTTTTGTTCGTAAGTCTTCACTACCTGAAATTTCGATAAACGAGCTGGCGGCACTGCACATCGGCTGGGTACCACTTGTGCAATTCCTTGTCTTCACACTGATTTTCGGAATTACTTATACTCGTTGGACGTTACCATTTCTCGGAGCCATGCTGGCGCTGAACACACTGGTCGGTCACTCAAATTCGTCCGAGTACGGCGGCTGGTTGGCTATGGTGATGAATACGCTGCATCTGTTCGCTTTAGCCGTCTGGTTCGGCGGTCTATTCGCCTTGCTGGTTTTGGCGCCGAAGGAAGGCAAGTGGGTATGGTTTAAGGAAAAAGGGGCCGTATTCTCGCGTTGGGCACTCATCAGCATGGCCGTTATCGTGCTGACAGGCATTGCCATGACTGTCGAGTATATTCCGTCCTGGAACGACTTCATCGACAGCGCATGGGGAATCTCAGTGCTCATAAAATCGGGACTAGTTATCGCTATTATATTGCTCGGCTATATGCAAATGCGTTATGTGAAGAAAGGCGTGGAAAAAGGGGCCATCTGGTTTGCTAGGAGGAGCAAGTGGGAGCTTTGGCTCGGTACGATAACTCTACTCGTTGCTGCAGCGCTGATTAATTTCATACCGCTTGCATCAGGTATTACTAATTCGCCTGCCCAGTTGACCAAAGAGGGAGTAACGGCGCATGTGGCCGTATCTCCATTCGTTTCCGGATTTAATGACGTAAATATCCGCTTCGAGAACGCACCTCCGCTTACAGACGTATATGTACAGTTTGCGGGCACATCGGAATACAAGCCGGTAAACCGTGCCTTCGATCTTGGAGAAGGTCGATATCTTGTCTCAGGTGACCAATTACGTGCGCCAAGCACGACGTATATTCATGTAGAGGCGATTACGCAGGATGGACGTACTATCGTATTTGCGTTCCCGCCGCGTGGCGAGGCTATAAGTGATATACAATAA
- a CDS encoding aminopeptidase has product MPTFEQKLDKYAELAVKVGVNIQPGQTLVLQTPITAADFARKIVKNAYEAGAKNVHIEWNDEVSTRIKYDLAPEEAFTEFPLWRAKGFEEMAEEGACFLSIISTNPELLKGVDPNRVSAAAKASGKAMETFRRYISSDKVSWSIVAVPSKEWAAKVFSEKEEKEQVPALWEAIFNAVRVNVEDPVQAWKEHNASLDQKVEYLNQKKYKYLHYQAPGTDLTIELPSNHLWVGGGSTSEKNVPFVANIPTEEVFTVPLKEGVNGVVTSTKPLNYGGNLIENFSLTFEKGRVIDFKAETGYDTLKQLIETDEGSHYLGEVALVPHNSPISNANIIFYNTLFDENASNHVAIGSSYAFCIEGGKKMSKEELEQNGLNTSITHVDFMIGSADMNIDGETEDGTREPIFRNGNWV; this is encoded by the coding sequence ATGCCTACATTTGAGCAAAAATTGGATAAGTATGCGGAACTCGCGGTAAAAGTAGGAGTCAATATCCAGCCGGGACAGACACTGGTGCTGCAAACTCCGATTACGGCCGCTGATTTTGCCCGCAAAATCGTGAAGAATGCGTACGAAGCCGGAGCTAAAAATGTACATATCGAATGGAATGACGAGGTTAGCACACGAATCAAATACGATTTAGCTCCTGAAGAGGCTTTTACTGAATTTCCGTTGTGGAGGGCCAAGGGCTTTGAAGAGATGGCAGAAGAAGGGGCATGCTTCCTGTCCATTATCTCAACCAATCCTGAATTGCTGAAAGGTGTAGACCCGAACCGAGTTTCAGCAGCCGCCAAAGCTTCTGGAAAAGCAATGGAGACGTTCCGTCGGTACATCTCTTCGGATAAAGTAAGCTGGTCTATCGTGGCGGTACCTTCCAAGGAATGGGCCGCAAAAGTCTTCTCCGAAAAAGAGGAAAAAGAACAGGTGCCTGCACTATGGGAAGCCATATTCAATGCTGTTCGTGTCAATGTCGAAGATCCGGTTCAAGCCTGGAAGGAGCACAACGCTTCTTTGGATCAAAAAGTCGAATACCTGAATCAGAAAAAGTATAAATACCTACACTATCAGGCACCTGGCACGGATTTGACCATCGAACTCCCGTCCAATCATCTCTGGGTAGGCGGAGGTTCCACCAGTGAGAAAAACGTACCGTTCGTGGCTAACATTCCGACGGAAGAAGTCTTTACTGTTCCGCTTAAGGAAGGGGTCAACGGCGTTGTGACAAGCACAAAACCGCTCAACTATGGCGGAAACCTGATTGAGAACTTCTCGCTTACCTTTGAAAAAGGACGAGTCATCGATTTCAAAGCTGAAACGGGCTACGACACGCTAAAGCAGCTTATTGAAACGGATGAAGGCTCCCACTATCTCGGAGAAGTGGCACTTGTTCCACACAACTCGCCGATTTCGAATGCCAACATTATTTTCTACAATACACTGTTCGACGAGAATGCTTCCAACCATGTTGCGATCGGCAGCTCTTATGCCTTCTGCATTGAGGGCGGAAAGAAAATGTCAAAAGAGGAACTCGAACAAAACGGCTTGAATACAAGCATTACCCATGTTGATTTCATGATCGGATCTGCGGACATGAACATCGATGGAGAAACAGAAGACGGTACGAGAGAACCTATCTTCCGCAACGGGAACTGGGTATAA
- a CDS encoding DUF6687 family protein translates to MIPYFYILGSKTERPVSCRTIFTDGAPDATFRPDIDMELSHWIPNTTPDVYKADTSTEICMKFISQNDTDGWDLAINNHVDVDGILAVFTLIHSEKAMMHRDTIIQAAEMGDFSGWGDRAAQILYQGLTVLMDDLKAEKMDTQHVYETCFKRALSLLEGRVDDARVAQGMEALKRSSERVESGSIIRRELHNRFAHYHIPFVFVGTSLAKTLKVPAFNEEIKDDMWLHPQVRNRLDKEKVQLVSAEAEQGWYYDVWYPGYMWADTPHSWRAPGFTFSGSTNGYMYGYEPLETAVRTLQELETANGTWTLAHKLSPFSSINGRNFPIVLSFLSENSQPAASDLPPERVVPILASAFE, encoded by the coding sequence ATGATTCCCTACTTTTATATTCTTGGCAGCAAAACGGAACGTCCGGTAAGCTGTCGGACAATTTTTACGGACGGAGCGCCGGATGCCACATTTCGCCCGGACATAGACATGGAGCTTAGCCATTGGATTCCCAACACTACACCTGATGTGTATAAAGCCGATACTTCAACCGAGATCTGCATGAAATTCATTAGCCAAAACGATACAGACGGATGGGATCTTGCGATCAATAACCATGTGGATGTTGACGGAATATTGGCAGTGTTTACTCTTATACATAGTGAAAAGGCGATGATGCACCGAGATACAATAATACAGGCCGCAGAGATGGGTGACTTCTCCGGTTGGGGAGACCGTGCGGCCCAAATACTATATCAAGGCTTAACCGTGCTGATGGACGATTTAAAGGCGGAAAAAATGGATACACAGCATGTATATGAAACGTGCTTTAAGCGGGCGTTATCATTGCTTGAAGGTAGAGTTGACGATGCTCGCGTGGCGCAAGGAATGGAAGCATTGAAACGTTCGTCGGAACGGGTTGAGTCAGGCAGCATCATTCGCCGGGAGCTACATAATCGGTTTGCCCATTATCACATTCCTTTTGTGTTCGTTGGGACTTCGCTTGCAAAAACATTGAAAGTCCCGGCATTTAACGAAGAAATCAAAGATGATATGTGGCTGCATCCGCAAGTGCGTAATCGGCTGGATAAGGAGAAAGTCCAACTCGTGTCAGCTGAAGCGGAGCAAGGGTGGTACTATGATGTATGGTACCCCGGCTATATGTGGGCAGATACACCTCATTCCTGGCGTGCACCTGGATTTACATTTAGCGGCAGCACCAACGGATACATGTATGGATATGAACCACTCGAAACGGCCGTGCGAACACTGCAAGAGCTTGAAACGGCAAACGGCACGTGGACGCTAGCGCACAAGCTGTCACCATTTTCGAGCATAAACGGACGGAATTTTCCGATCGTTCTCTCCTTTCTGTCGGAGAATAGCCAACCTGCGGCAAGTGATTTGCCTCCAGAACGTGTCGTTCCGATTCTTGCTTCCGCTTTTGAATAA
- a CDS encoding basic amino acid ABC transporter substrate-binding protein: MKFIKHAGIMFLIIIMGLLAVACGSKSDQASAPAEKKEGQAAAESDKKTYTVVMHAEFPPFEYMDPSGKPVGFEVDLMNEMAKEMNWNIEIKNTSWDGVFEEIKSGKAQLAISGITIKPDREKLYLFSEPYFQAKQLILVPEGSPIKTLQDIKGHKVGVMTSTTGALIVQELLGKTNKDILQYEEMPSMVEDLYNKRVDVVVADNAYLMEHMKKNPKPGYVTLDDPNIPKENYGIMTNKEDKEMMKQVNEALKKVKDSGKYDEIYKQYFGDLK, from the coding sequence ATGAAATTTATTAAGCATGCGGGCATTATGTTTCTCATTATCATCATGGGCTTGCTGGCGGTCGCCTGTGGTAGCAAGTCGGATCAGGCAAGCGCTCCGGCTGAGAAAAAAGAAGGACAGGCCGCCGCAGAATCGGATAAGAAAACATATACGGTTGTGATGCACGCCGAGTTCCCGCCGTTTGAATATATGGACCCAAGCGGAAAGCCAGTCGGCTTTGAAGTCGATTTAATGAACGAAATGGCGAAAGAAATGAATTGGAACATAGAGATTAAGAACACAAGCTGGGATGGCGTATTCGAAGAAATCAAGAGCGGTAAGGCGCAGCTTGCTATCTCCGGCATTACTATCAAGCCGGATCGGGAGAAGCTATACTTGTTCTCTGAGCCGTATTTCCAGGCTAAGCAACTTATCCTTGTGCCCGAAGGCTCACCGATTAAGACGTTGCAGGATATTAAAGGCCATAAAGTTGGTGTTATGACTTCCACTACAGGCGCACTTATCGTACAGGAGCTGTTGGGTAAAACGAATAAGGATATTCTGCAGTATGAGGAAATGCCGAGCATGGTCGAGGACTTGTATAACAAGCGGGTGGATGTCGTAGTGGCAGACAATGCATATCTAATGGAACACATGAAAAAAAATCCAAAGCCGGGCTATGTAACGCTTGATGATCCGAATATCCCGAAAGAAAATTACGGTATCATGACCAACAAAGAGGACAAAGAAATGATGAAGCAAGTAAATGAAGCATTGAAAAAAGTAAAAGATAGCGGCAAATACGATGAAATCTACAAGCAATATTTTGGTGACCTGAAATAA
- a CDS encoding PepSY domain-containing protein, with amino-acid sequence MKRKVGIAVLTGVLALGGTTVGAYAVQSDKASNIQGKDKSVAEVTLSTEEAKQIAKKQLSGNIEQVELERENGRLVYKVEFEKYGDDDDVYVDAQTGKILSNSDIRPAHGTVKISKAQAKEIALRQVKGTVTEIDLDRDDREPVYEVEIATANGHEANVDVSATTGQIVRVEWDD; translated from the coding sequence ATGAAACGAAAAGTAGGAATTGCTGTACTTACAGGCGTTTTAGCATTAGGAGGGACAACCGTTGGAGCGTATGCGGTGCAAAGCGATAAAGCATCAAACATACAGGGGAAAGATAAGAGTGTAGCCGAAGTTACGTTGAGTACAGAGGAAGCTAAACAAATAGCGAAAAAACAACTGAGCGGAAACATCGAACAAGTCGAGCTTGAACGTGAAAATGGCCGACTTGTTTACAAAGTAGAGTTTGAAAAATACGGAGATGATGATGACGTATACGTAGACGCCCAAACTGGTAAAATCTTAAGCAATTCAGATATTCGTCCTGCTCACGGTACTGTCAAAATAAGCAAGGCCCAAGCAAAGGAGATTGCTTTGAGACAAGTGAAAGGAACCGTTACCGAGATTGACTTGGATCGCGATGACCGTGAGCCAGTATACGAAGTGGAAATCGCTACGGCCAATGGGCATGAAGCAAATGTAGACGTATCAGCAACAACGGGTCAAATAGTAAGAGTAGAATGGGATGATTAA
- a CDS encoding cell wall hydrolase, with protein MKKTAMTTALATFLLGAVGVQPSEAASTPIPVNGKAVYTDSFIQNDSMMVPAKFFTNAGVQVGWNENYHSVTLKKGDMILGLPSGKNYVDVYTKQSGTWKREYIKTTTTDRTDSTYIPLRYTAEKLGFTLSGNSPATVSLSTQQAAPKPSAQPKDTENSGYTKEDLNWLYKLTEAEAGGEPYEGKVAVAASVLNRVHSPEWPNTLKEVIFQVDTFNGKSYYQYSPVLDKRIYNVQASKETIAAVQEALHGKDPSRSALVFYNPDKTDNQWVRSRPVTVKIGSHVFSK; from the coding sequence ATGAAAAAAACAGCAATGACTACAGCACTTGCCACTTTTCTTCTGGGAGCAGTCGGAGTTCAACCATCCGAGGCTGCATCCACCCCCATTCCGGTTAACGGAAAAGCAGTGTATACAGACAGCTTTATTCAAAATGATTCCATGATGGTACCTGCGAAGTTCTTTACAAACGCAGGTGTACAAGTAGGATGGAACGAGAACTATCATTCGGTCACCTTAAAAAAAGGAGATATGATTCTCGGGCTTCCATCCGGCAAAAATTACGTGGATGTATACACAAAGCAAAGCGGCACATGGAAGAGGGAATACATAAAAACAACGACGACCGATCGTACAGATAGTACATACATTCCGTTGCGCTATACGGCTGAAAAGCTTGGATTTACTCTCAGCGGCAACAGCCCCGCTACTGTTTCTCTTTCCACACAACAGGCGGCACCGAAACCATCTGCGCAGCCTAAAGACACAGAAAATTCGGGATATACTAAAGAAGATCTGAACTGGCTCTATAAACTGACAGAAGCAGAAGCAGGCGGCGAGCCATATGAAGGCAAAGTTGCCGTGGCGGCGTCAGTATTAAACAGAGTTCATAGCCCGGAATGGCCCAATACGTTAAAGGAGGTCATCTTCCAGGTTGATACGTTTAACGGGAAAAGCTATTATCAGTACTCTCCTGTATTAGACAAGCGTATCTACAATGTACAGGCATCTAAAGAAACGATTGCAGCCGTACAGGAAGCACTACATGGAAAAGATCCAAGCCGGTCGGCCCTTGTTTTTTACAATCCGGACAAAACGGACAACCAGTGGGTTCGATCCCGTCCTGTGACTGTAAAAATAGGAAGCCATGTTTTTTCAAAATAA
- a CDS encoding carbon-nitrogen hydrolase family protein — protein MKQTWAIALAQIPCREGDKEANLQEIEQAIEEAHTQGADILVLPEIILTGFVHREALRMLAETRDGESMARIRRKLADFPLYLVYSFPELGSDGEVYNTTCFLQKDGTPLAYYRKTHLFAGEKKITKPGEELICLEVEGVKFGILVCFDLEFPEAARALAMQGMHVLLVPSANMSPYEYPHRIFTVARALENHIFVAYCNRIGAHKSFVYRGQSILVDPSGKILLECADNKRDIQTVQIQLENIRDSRDMYNYLEERRPELYR, from the coding sequence GTGAAACAAACATGGGCGATTGCTCTCGCGCAAATTCCGTGTCGAGAAGGAGATAAAGAAGCAAACCTTCAGGAAATCGAGCAAGCGATCGAGGAGGCACATACGCAAGGAGCAGATATTCTTGTGCTACCAGAAATTATCCTGACTGGTTTCGTTCATAGGGAGGCTTTACGGATGCTGGCCGAAACGCGTGATGGTGAAAGTATGGCACGGATACGTCGCAAACTGGCTGATTTTCCCTTATACCTTGTCTATTCGTTTCCCGAACTCGGATCAGACGGAGAAGTATACAATACAACGTGCTTTTTACAGAAAGACGGAACACCTTTAGCTTACTATCGAAAAACGCATCTGTTTGCAGGAGAGAAAAAAATTACGAAACCGGGAGAAGAGCTTATATGCCTGGAGGTGGAGGGAGTAAAATTCGGAATCCTTGTATGCTTCGATCTCGAATTTCCCGAAGCGGCACGCGCACTAGCCATGCAAGGGATGCACGTTCTTCTTGTGCCGAGCGCCAATATGTCGCCGTACGAATATCCACACCGGATTTTTACGGTAGCACGCGCATTGGAAAACCATATATTTGTTGCCTACTGCAACCGTATCGGAGCACACAAATCATTCGTGTATCGGGGCCAGAGTATACTCGTCGATCCATCAGGCAAAATCCTTCTTGAATGCGCCGACAATAAAAGAGACATCCAAACTGTCCAAATTCAACTTGAAAATATCAGAGACAGCCGGGATATGTACAACTATCTGGAAGAGCGCCGTCCCGAGCTGTACCGCTGA
- a CDS encoding glycerophosphodiester phosphodiesterase produces MIRIKKSLLAASMITGLFAVPTLDTPALASKHEPTHKIDVVAHRGAAGYAPENTMAAFHKGVEMKADYIELDVQMTKDGHLVIIHDNTVDRTTNGTGKVGELTLQELRALDAGSKFNPAFAGERIPTFEEVLDEFHGKTGLLIELKSPELYPGIEEKVAIALRERNMDKPANEKIIVQSFNFESMKTFRQLMPNMPIGVLTSSASDLTDEKLDEFATYANYVNPSQKLVTKQVVERVHARDMDISAWTVRKKEEVKPLLDAGVDDIITDYPDYVPHHTQYRK; encoded by the coding sequence ATGATACGTATAAAAAAATCACTATTGGCTGCTTCAATGATCACTGGATTATTCGCTGTTCCGACTCTCGATACTCCTGCACTTGCCTCCAAGCATGAACCAACTCACAAAATAGACGTTGTGGCCCATCGTGGTGCCGCAGGCTATGCTCCTGAGAATACGATGGCCGCGTTTCATAAAGGCGTGGAGATGAAGGCCGACTATATCGAACTGGATGTACAAATGACAAAAGACGGACATCTGGTGATTATTCACGATAATACAGTAGACCGCACAACGAACGGTACTGGTAAAGTAGGAGAGTTAACATTACAAGAACTTCGTGCGCTGGATGCCGGCAGTAAGTTCAATCCGGCGTTTGCAGGCGAACGTATTCCAACATTCGAAGAGGTGTTGGATGAGTTTCACGGCAAGACCGGCCTGCTGATTGAATTGAAGTCTCCGGAATTGTATCCAGGTATCGAAGAAAAGGTTGCCATAGCTCTGCGTGAGCGTAACATGGATAAACCGGCTAATGAGAAGATTATCGTTCAGTCGTTCAATTTTGAGTCCATGAAAACATTCCGTCAACTGATGCCGAACATGCCAATCGGTGTTCTTACCAGTAGTGCCTCGGATTTAACTGACGAGAAACTGGATGAATTCGCTACATACGCCAATTACGTTAACCCGTCACAGAAACTTGTCACAAAACAAGTGGTGGAGCGTGTTCATGCCCGTGATATGGACATATCCGCCTGGACGGTACGTAAAAAAGAAGAAGTAAAGCCGCTGCTGGATGCTGGCGTCGATGACATCATTACCGACTACCCAGACTATGTTCCGCACCACACGCAGTATCGAAAATAA
- a CDS encoding GNAT family N-acetyltransferase, with product MHIREAQEADIPAMLAIYNHAIRTSTATFDLQEQTLVQRQEWFAHYGGPHPLIVADIDGHIAGYSCLSPFRSKPAYSRTAELSVYIDDRFQGRGIGKALVKEILDRAQKLNYHVVIAGITEGNDISIKLHEAFGFTLAGRFKEVGYKFDAWQDVLFYQLFLRNE from the coding sequence ATGCACATCCGCGAAGCACAGGAAGCCGACATTCCGGCGATGCTAGCGATTTATAATCACGCGATCCGAACGTCAACCGCTACCTTTGATTTACAGGAGCAGACGCTTGTGCAACGTCAGGAATGGTTTGCACATTACGGCGGTCCACACCCACTTATCGTAGCTGACATCGATGGACATATTGCGGGGTATAGCTGTCTATCTCCGTTTCGCTCCAAACCAGCGTATTCGCGTACAGCGGAGCTGTCTGTTTATATTGATGATCGATTTCAGGGGCGTGGCATCGGAAAAGCACTGGTGAAAGAAATATTGGACCGTGCGCAAAAGCTCAACTATCATGTTGTTATTGCAGGAATTACAGAAGGGAATGATATTAGTATAAAGCTGCATGAAGCATTCGGATTTACGCTGGCAGGCCGGTTTAAGGAAGTCGGCTATAAATTCGACGCATGGCAGGATGTATTGTTTTACCAGTTGTTCCTGCGTAATGAATAA